In the Verrucomicrobiia bacterium genome, one interval contains:
- a CDS encoding transglutaminase family protein codes for MNYRVTHQTVYEYEHPVSVSHHAARVQPRSTAAQRTDGWRLDIVPTPAVRTTRTDYFGNRVCFFTIQELHRGLEIVAESEVRLTPPVLPEPGKSPPWEEVAAALREPGSKEVLEAQQFAFESPHVRPSPELAELAAASFVAGRPLLAAMVDFNRRIHREFTFDPEATTVATPVETVLRERRGVCQDFTHLALGGLRSLGLAARYVSGYLRTYRTGGGPDLVGADASHAWLSVFCPRHGWVDFDPTNDLMPAAEHIAVAFGRDFSDVSPVTGMIVGGGEHTIRVAVAVEPV; via the coding sequence ATGAACTACCGGGTGACACACCAGACGGTTTACGAATACGAGCACCCGGTGTCGGTGTCGCACCATGCCGCCCGGGTGCAGCCGCGGTCCACGGCGGCCCAACGGACGGACGGGTGGCGTCTGGACATCGTTCCGACGCCGGCGGTGCGGACGACGCGGACGGATTATTTTGGGAACCGGGTTTGTTTCTTCACGATTCAGGAGCTGCACCGGGGATTGGAGATTGTGGCGGAGAGCGAGGTGCGGTTGACGCCTCCGGTGTTGCCGGAGCCGGGGAAGAGCCCGCCGTGGGAGGAGGTGGCGGCGGCCCTTCGGGAACCGGGGTCGAAGGAGGTGCTGGAGGCTCAGCAATTCGCCTTTGAATCGCCCCATGTCCGGCCGTCCCCCGAGCTGGCGGAACTGGCGGCGGCGAGTTTTGTGGCGGGCCGGCCGCTGCTGGCGGCGATGGTGGATTTCAACCGGCGGATCCACCGCGAGTTCACGTTTGATCCGGAGGCCACGACGGTGGCGACGCCGGTGGAGACGGTGCTGAGGGAGCGGCGCGGGGTATGCCAGGATTTCACGCATCTCGCGTTGGGGGGACTGCGGTCGCTGGGGCTGGCGGCGCGGTACGTGAGCGGCTATTTGCGGACCTACCGGACGGGAGGGGGTCCGGACCTGGTGGGGGCGGATGCCTCCCACGCATGGCTTTCGGTGTTTTGTCCGCGGCATGGGTGGGTGGATTTTGACCCGACCAACGACTTGATGCCGGCGGCCGAACACATTGCGGTGGCATTCGGGCGGGATTTCTCGGATGTGAGTCCGGTGACCGGAATGATTGTGGGCGGGGGGGAACACACGATTCGCGTTGCGGTGGCGGTGGAGCCGGTGTGA
- a CDS encoding DNA-3-methyladenine glycosylase translates to MTSPCSSASASKLPPKPPRPVDPDPHPVPNPFPSGIPASPFPFRRLPRSFFERNTAQVARDLLGHWIVRPIHGSFRIGRIVETEAYLGPHDRASHSSRGLTPRNRSMFGPPGHAYVYLIYGLHHCLNVVTEPEGHGAAVLLRALEPVRDLPGNPRGPGLLCRALDVDRSLDGTDLLGDSLFLVEPVSPTPLSIVRSRRIGVDYAGPWARRLLRFHLRRNPWVSRP, encoded by the coding sequence ATGACATCGCCATGTTCATCCGCTTCAGCCTCGAAGCTGCCACCGAAACCGCCCCGGCCCGTTGATCCGGATCCCCACCCGGTTCCCAACCCATTCCCGTCCGGCATTCCCGCCTCCCCATTCCCCTTCCGCCGCCTGCCCCGCTCCTTCTTCGAGCGCAACACCGCCCAGGTCGCCCGTGACCTCCTCGGACACTGGATCGTCCGGCCCATCCATGGCTCCTTCCGAATCGGCCGCATTGTCGAAACCGAGGCCTACCTCGGCCCCCATGACCGCGCTTCCCACTCGTCCCGCGGTCTCACCCCCCGGAACCGCTCGATGTTCGGTCCCCCGGGCCATGCCTACGTGTACCTCATCTACGGCCTCCACCATTGCCTGAACGTGGTGACCGAACCCGAGGGCCACGGCGCAGCCGTTCTCCTTCGTGCCCTCGAACCCGTCCGCGACCTGCCCGGCAATCCCCGCGGCCCCGGCCTGCTCTGCCGGGCCCTCGACGTCGATCGCTCCCTCGATGGAACCGATCTCCTCGGAGATTCCCTCTTCCTCGTAGAACCAGTCAGTCCCACCCCCCTGTCCATCGTTCGCAGCCGCCGCATCGGCGTGGACTACGCCGGCCCTTGGGCCCGCCGCCTGCTCCGTTTCCATCTCCGACGCAATCCCTGGGTGTCCCGCCCCTGA
- a CDS encoding sulfatase-like hydrolase/transferase, which yields MRLAPPAALHRLVAVFAAILAGALPGAAPAATNPPARPNILWITAEDLSPHLGCYGDASARTPRLDRLAARAVRYDRAFATAPVCSPARSTLITGLYATSLGTQRLRSQFPVGPDIRGFPARLREAGYYCANNVKTDYNLRDEAAFIADAWHDSSPRAHWRQRQPGQPFFAVFNLMTTHQSRTGVWSHEEFEREIGSQLSPHDRHNPATAQLPPFYPDTPEARRAWARYHDCITRMDQQVGELLDQLEADGLAQDTIVFFFGDHGMGMPRGKRVLHDSGMRVPLLIAFPKPWNPFAPAPPGSTTDRLVSFVDFAPSVLSLCGVPVPPAMQGVPFLGPVPHPPRSHVFGARDRVDEAFDLARSVRDDRWLYIRNFMPHLSWMPPERFSDGSTFRQELRRLAAAGQLGPKPLTYAAPRRPREELYDTHADPYQLHNLAHRPEHQDRLTLSRAVLRRWILETRDAGFLTEPQVWDRLTSDRTPRDLARDPTDYPLEQLIEAADHVGQPDAPPQQLAWLDHPHDGLRYWAAVGLHATALDRALPPSTLATLRQRLGDPSPTVRIELAAALLTQTPIPEAFESLRQALTHPMPEVVLHASRAAELLGERAFPLLPDLQAALERARAQPPTDDIAMFIRFSLEAATETAPAR from the coding sequence ATGCGCCTCGCTCCCCCTGCTGCCCTGCACCGCCTCGTGGCCGTCTTCGCTGCCATCCTGGCAGGAGCGCTCCCCGGAGCCGCCCCTGCCGCCACGAATCCGCCCGCCCGCCCGAACATCCTCTGGATCACCGCCGAGGATCTCAGCCCACACCTGGGCTGCTATGGAGATGCCTCGGCCAGGACCCCACGCCTGGACCGCCTCGCCGCCCGCGCCGTGCGCTACGACCGCGCCTTCGCCACTGCCCCGGTGTGTTCCCCGGCCCGTTCCACCCTGATCACCGGCCTCTACGCCACCTCCCTGGGCACCCAACGCCTCCGTTCCCAGTTCCCGGTGGGACCCGACATCCGCGGCTTCCCCGCCCGCCTCCGCGAGGCGGGCTACTACTGCGCCAATAACGTCAAGACCGACTACAACCTTCGCGACGAGGCCGCCTTCATCGCCGACGCATGGCATGACAGTTCGCCCCGCGCCCACTGGCGCCAGCGCCAACCCGGACAGCCCTTCTTCGCGGTCTTCAACCTCATGACCACCCATCAGTCCCGCACCGGCGTCTGGTCCCATGAGGAGTTCGAACGGGAAATCGGCTCCCAACTCTCCCCCCACGACCGCCATAACCCGGCCACCGCTCAATTGCCGCCCTTCTACCCCGACACCCCCGAGGCGCGCCGCGCCTGGGCCCGATACCACGACTGCATCACCCGGATGGACCAGCAGGTGGGTGAACTGCTCGACCAACTCGAAGCCGATGGCCTCGCTCAAGACACCATCGTCTTCTTCTTCGGCGACCATGGCATGGGCATGCCCCGCGGTAAACGGGTCCTCCACGACTCCGGCATGCGGGTCCCGCTCCTCATCGCCTTCCCGAAACCCTGGAACCCATTCGCCCCCGCCCCGCCCGGAAGCACCACCGACCGGCTGGTGAGCTTCGTGGACTTCGCGCCGTCCGTGCTCAGCCTGTGTGGTGTTCCCGTGCCGCCCGCCATGCAGGGCGTGCCCTTCCTCGGCCCCGTCCCCCACCCCCCTCGCTCCCACGTCTTCGGCGCTCGCGACCGCGTGGACGAGGCCTTCGACCTGGCCCGCTCCGTGCGCGATGACCGCTGGCTGTATATCCGCAACTTCATGCCCCACCTCTCGTGGATGCCGCCCGAACGGTTCTCGGATGGTTCCACCTTCCGCCAGGAACTCCGCCGCCTCGCCGCCGCCGGCCAATTGGGGCCCAAACCCCTGACCTACGCCGCACCCCGCCGACCCCGCGAAGAACTCTACGACACCCACGCCGACCCCTACCAACTCCATAACCTCGCGCACCGCCCCGAACATCAGGACCGCCTGACCTTGTCCCGTGCCGTCCTCCGCCGCTGGATCCTCGAAACCCGCGACGCCGGCTTCCTCACCGAACCCCAGGTCTGGGATCGCCTCACCTCCGATCGCACCCCACGCGACCTGGCCCGCGACCCCACGGACTATCCCCTCGAACAGCTCATCGAGGCAGCGGACCACGTCGGACAGCCGGACGCCCCGCCCCAACAACTCGCCTGGCTGGACCATCCCCACGACGGACTCCGTTACTGGGCGGCCGTCGGGTTGCACGCCACCGCGCTCGACCGCGCCCTCCCTCCCTCCACCCTCGCCACCCTGCGCCAACGATTGGGCGACCCGTCCCCAACGGTGCGCATCGAACTCGCCGCCGCCCTCCTGACCCAGACTCCGATCCCCGAAGCCTTCGAGTCCCTCCGCCAGGCCCTGACCCACCCCATGCCGGAAGTCGTCCTGCATGCCTCCCGCGCCGCCGAACTCCTTGGCGAACGCGCCTTTCCCCTCCTCCCCGACCTGCAAGCCGCCCTGGAACGCGCCCGCGCTCAACCCCCGACCGATGACATCGCCATGTTCATCCGCTTCAGCCTCGAAGCTGCCACCGAAACCGCCCCGGCCCGTTGA
- a CDS encoding HAD-IIA family hydrolase: MTTGYLIDMDGVIYRENQLIDGAEEFVRVLLATGTPFLFLTNNSAPTGEDLTVRLRHLGIHGLTPKHFYTSAMNTADFLSETHPNCTAFVVGEGGLTAALHERRIANDAIHPNYVVVGEGAPTSEKLTKAHELIEKGARLVATNPDNWCPVARQKTRPGAGALGAFLEASTGRRAYYLGKPNGYMFHQARRRLREGALNKVEEVVMIGDTMETDIRGAVEAGLLGYLVLTGSTQLEDVGDYVYQPSRILQSVAELIEEVRTGQPAAGSDSPYFSHSKNGGHKQGNRHQTDILALHKPRPRPAMTK; this comes from the coding sequence ATGACGACCGGCTACCTGATCGACATGGACGGGGTGATATACCGGGAGAACCAGCTCATTGACGGCGCGGAGGAATTTGTGCGCGTCCTGCTGGCGACCGGGACTCCGTTCCTGTTTCTCACCAACAATTCCGCGCCGACCGGGGAGGACCTGACGGTGCGGCTGCGGCACCTGGGAATCCACGGACTGACGCCGAAGCACTTCTACACCTCGGCGATGAACACCGCGGATTTTCTGAGCGAGACGCACCCGAACTGCACGGCGTTCGTGGTGGGCGAAGGAGGGCTGACGGCGGCCTTGCATGAGCGACGGATCGCCAACGACGCGATCCATCCCAACTACGTGGTGGTCGGGGAAGGGGCACCGACCTCGGAGAAGCTGACCAAGGCGCATGAACTGATCGAGAAGGGGGCGCGACTGGTCGCGACCAACCCGGACAACTGGTGCCCGGTGGCCCGGCAGAAGACGCGGCCCGGCGCCGGGGCGCTGGGGGCCTTTCTTGAAGCCAGCACCGGGCGGCGCGCCTACTACCTGGGCAAACCCAACGGCTACATGTTCCACCAGGCGCGGCGACGGTTGCGGGAGGGTGCGCTGAACAAGGTGGAAGAGGTGGTGATGATCGGGGATACCATGGAGACCGACATCCGCGGGGCCGTGGAGGCCGGTTTGTTGGGCTACCTGGTGCTGACGGGGTCCACCCAGCTCGAGGACGTGGGCGACTACGTCTATCAGCCCAGCCGCATCCTCCAGAGCGTCGCCGAGCTGATTGAGGAAGTCCGAACCGGCCAGCCTGCGGCCGGATCCGACAGCCCGTACTTCAGCCACTCCAAGAACGGCGGCCACAAGCAGGGAAACCGGCATCAGACGGACATTCTGGCCCTGCACAAGCCGCGTCCGCGCCCTGCGATGACCAAGTGA
- a CDS encoding circularly permuted type 2 ATP-grasp protein has product MSVQAAEARPAIEREPGGGSPMPDGLAYRPSEGVYDELMTVSGAVRPAYETLVREMGELGGEERRRRYETARRIILEQGIAYNVYGDALGMERPWALDPLPFIISAEEWGIIEAGLIQRATLLNRILADSYGVQDLVRRGGLPPAMLFAQPEFLRPCHGYRPTDGVFLRLYAADVARSPDGQWWVVSDRTQIPTGAGYALANRLVTARVLPEAFRACGVHRLAPFFRAMLAMLAGLSPRRTDEPRVVMLTPGPYNETYFEQAWLARYLGYPLVEGQDLTVRDDRVWLKTLSGLEPVDVVVRRVDDDWCDPLELRSDSTLGVPGLVGAVRAGTVVVANALGSGLVQSPAMMAFLPGLCRQLLDEDLRMPSVATWWCGQEAERRYVLEHLEGLTVRPAFRGGPAALEWTGSGTEAEREALRRRLAFQPHAYVAQERVNLSTAPSWDGERLTACPVAVRVYLVASGGSYLAMPGGLTRVSPDPTARFVSMQRGGSSKDTWVLADGPVDEVSLLHGGGQAVELRRVGNNLPSRLADNFFWLGRYAERADATARLLRGTLVRFSPENSGSAMPLLEPLLDALSGQGQLAGLSERPEWRTQPEALEAELLAAMFDPDRKGSLRRLADQLQHLAMLVRDRTSNDMWRVLSAVNDRLTLPEGGPVVLAGDAVGVLNQTIVGLASFHGLARENMTRAQGWRFLDMGVRIERCIYLAAFLEGVLRSPEADNPSVLEAVLEVADNTLTYRSRYNLLPDIGAVFDLILLDDTNPRSLLFQMNQLAKHLDRLPRERQCALPSPALRLLIECLTRVRLVDPRPLSAMKAGWSGSEVGELVRRVLADLPRLSEAISVSYFAHSTYSRTRGAAG; this is encoded by the coding sequence GTGTCTGTGCAAGCGGCCGAAGCGAGACCGGCGATCGAACGGGAGCCGGGGGGCGGTTCTCCGATGCCGGACGGGCTGGCGTACCGGCCATCCGAGGGGGTGTACGACGAGCTGATGACCGTCTCGGGGGCGGTGCGGCCGGCGTATGAAACGCTGGTGCGGGAAATGGGCGAGCTGGGGGGGGAGGAGCGGCGGCGGCGGTACGAGACGGCGCGACGGATCATTCTCGAGCAGGGGATTGCCTACAACGTGTACGGGGATGCCTTGGGCATGGAGCGTCCCTGGGCCTTGGATCCGCTGCCCTTCATCATCTCGGCGGAGGAGTGGGGGATCATCGAGGCGGGATTGATCCAGCGGGCCACGCTGCTGAACCGGATCCTGGCCGACAGCTACGGGGTGCAGGATCTGGTGCGACGGGGGGGATTGCCGCCGGCGATGCTGTTTGCCCAGCCGGAGTTTCTTCGACCGTGTCATGGCTACCGGCCCACGGACGGGGTGTTTCTGCGGTTGTACGCGGCGGACGTGGCACGATCGCCGGACGGGCAATGGTGGGTGGTATCGGACCGGACCCAGATACCGACCGGGGCGGGGTATGCGCTGGCGAACCGGCTGGTGACGGCGCGGGTGTTGCCGGAGGCGTTCCGGGCGTGCGGGGTGCACCGGCTGGCTCCGTTTTTCCGGGCGATGCTGGCGATGCTGGCGGGATTGTCACCGCGGCGGACGGACGAGCCGAGGGTGGTGATGCTGACGCCGGGGCCGTACAACGAGACGTATTTCGAACAGGCGTGGCTGGCCCGGTACCTTGGCTATCCGCTGGTGGAAGGGCAGGATCTGACGGTACGGGACGACCGGGTCTGGCTGAAGACGTTGAGCGGGCTGGAGCCGGTGGATGTGGTGGTGCGCCGGGTGGATGACGACTGGTGTGATCCGCTGGAACTGCGGAGCGACTCGACGCTGGGAGTTCCCGGCCTGGTCGGGGCGGTAAGGGCGGGGACGGTGGTGGTGGCGAACGCGTTGGGGTCGGGGTTGGTGCAGAGCCCGGCGATGATGGCGTTTCTGCCGGGATTGTGCCGGCAGCTTCTGGATGAGGACCTGCGGATGCCCTCGGTGGCGACGTGGTGGTGCGGCCAGGAGGCGGAGCGGCGGTATGTGCTGGAGCACCTGGAGGGGCTCACGGTGCGGCCGGCATTTCGCGGGGGACCGGCGGCGTTGGAATGGACGGGGTCCGGCACGGAGGCGGAGCGGGAGGCGCTGCGACGGCGGCTGGCGTTTCAGCCGCATGCGTACGTGGCTCAGGAGCGGGTGAACCTTTCGACGGCGCCGTCGTGGGACGGGGAACGGTTGACGGCCTGTCCGGTGGCGGTGCGGGTGTATCTGGTGGCGAGCGGGGGGAGTTACCTGGCGATGCCTGGGGGGTTGACGCGGGTTTCGCCGGATCCGACGGCGCGGTTTGTGTCGATGCAGCGCGGGGGATCGAGCAAGGACACGTGGGTGCTGGCGGACGGGCCGGTGGACGAGGTGAGCCTGCTGCACGGGGGCGGGCAGGCGGTGGAACTGCGCCGGGTGGGGAACAACCTGCCCAGCCGGCTGGCCGACAATTTTTTCTGGCTGGGGAGGTATGCGGAGCGGGCGGATGCGACGGCCCGGCTGTTGCGGGGCACGCTGGTGCGGTTCAGTCCGGAGAACAGCGGCAGTGCGATGCCCCTGCTGGAGCCGCTGCTGGATGCGTTGTCGGGCCAGGGACAATTGGCGGGACTGTCGGAGCGTCCGGAGTGGCGGACGCAACCGGAGGCGCTTGAGGCGGAGCTGCTGGCGGCGATGTTTGATCCGGACCGCAAGGGGAGTCTGCGGCGTTTGGCGGACCAGTTGCAGCATCTGGCGATGCTGGTGCGGGACCGGACGTCGAACGACATGTGGCGGGTGCTGAGCGCGGTGAACGACCGATTGACGCTGCCGGAGGGGGGGCCGGTGGTCCTGGCGGGGGACGCGGTCGGGGTATTGAACCAGACCATTGTGGGGCTGGCATCGTTTCATGGGCTGGCGCGGGAGAACATGACGCGGGCGCAGGGATGGCGATTTCTCGACATGGGGGTGCGGATCGAGCGGTGCATCTATCTGGCGGCGTTTCTGGAAGGGGTGTTGCGATCGCCGGAGGCGGACAATCCGAGCGTGCTGGAGGCGGTGCTGGAGGTGGCGGACAACACGTTGACCTACCGGTCGCGGTACAACCTGTTGCCGGACATTGGGGCGGTGTTCGATCTGATCCTGCTGGACGACACGAATCCGCGGTCGCTGCTCTTCCAGATGAACCAGCTTGCCAAGCATCTGGACCGGCTTCCGCGGGAGCGCCAGTGCGCGCTGCCGAGTCCGGCTTTGCGATTGCTGATCGAGTGCCTGACGCGGGTCCGGCTGGTGGATCCGCGTCCGCTGTCGGCGATGAAGGCTGGCTGGTCCGGGAGCGAGGTGGGGGAACTGGTGCGAAGGGTGCTGGCGGATCTGCCGCGGCTATCCGAAGCCATTTCGGTGAGCTACTTCGCGCACTCGACGTATTCGCGAACGCGGGGGGCGGCGGGATGA
- a CDS encoding SUMF1/EgtB/PvdO family nonheme iron enzyme: protein MGLSLGLQAAEPVDFNRQIRPIFEANCIICHGDERPKGRFRMNTLEGNLEGGDYGVGLVPGKPEESPIYTSTILAADHVDLMPPPAQGGPMPKEITDVLKQWIAEGAKWPEGLKIGQVQRIDFVRDVQPILEFHCVACHREGEAKGRLRLDNKKDAFTTGEYTGPTLVPFHPEKSSSYTTTILPADHIDLMPPANRDGPLPREKTEILRLWIEQGAPWPDGIVLTPKKAEEAGGDEAATVRAIHEHIVKTTRETAAAEMRKYTEAIPGMDVSFTMVPIPGGEFTMGSRAGETGRQDDEGPAVRVRISPFWMGQHEVTWNEYELFMRREIEMDLRERQGVEMAVDAISDAVSRPTKPYVEMSFGMGKDGYPAISMTQHAANKYCQWLSARTGHFYRLPTEAEWEYACRAGTTTAYSFGDDPAGLDEHAWWGGNSDWKYQQVGQKKPNPWGLHDMHGNVIEWCLDQYDADWFKRHAGQVLEDPWNRSTKPYPHSARGGSWDDEDPAMLRSAARRASNRSWKMQDPQLPKSIWYHTDAQFLGFRVVRPLKVPSAEEMEAYWNNGVEKD, encoded by the coding sequence ATGGGGTTGTCGCTTGGCCTCCAGGCGGCGGAGCCCGTGGATTTCAACCGGCAGATCAGGCCGATATTCGAGGCCAACTGCATCATTTGCCATGGGGACGAGCGTCCGAAGGGGCGGTTTCGGATGAACACGCTGGAGGGGAATCTGGAGGGGGGGGATTACGGGGTGGGGCTGGTACCCGGGAAGCCGGAGGAGAGTCCGATCTACACGAGCACGATCCTGGCGGCGGACCATGTGGATTTGATGCCGCCGCCGGCGCAGGGGGGGCCGATGCCGAAGGAGATCACCGATGTGCTCAAGCAGTGGATTGCCGAGGGGGCGAAGTGGCCGGAGGGGTTGAAGATCGGGCAGGTGCAGCGGATCGACTTCGTGCGCGACGTCCAGCCGATCCTGGAGTTCCACTGTGTGGCGTGTCATCGGGAGGGTGAGGCCAAGGGACGGCTGCGGCTGGACAACAAGAAGGATGCGTTCACGACCGGCGAGTACACGGGACCGACGCTGGTGCCGTTCCATCCGGAGAAGAGTTCCTCGTACACGACGACGATCCTGCCGGCCGATCATATTGACCTGATGCCGCCGGCCAACCGGGACGGTCCGTTGCCCAGGGAGAAGACGGAAATACTGCGGCTGTGGATCGAGCAGGGGGCGCCCTGGCCGGATGGCATTGTGCTGACTCCGAAGAAGGCGGAGGAGGCTGGGGGCGACGAGGCGGCGACGGTTCGGGCCATTCACGAGCACATCGTGAAGACGACACGGGAAACCGCGGCGGCGGAGATGAGGAAGTACACGGAGGCCATACCGGGAATGGACGTGTCGTTCACGATGGTGCCGATTCCCGGGGGGGAATTCACCATGGGCAGCCGGGCGGGGGAGACGGGGCGGCAGGACGACGAGGGGCCGGCGGTGCGGGTGAGGATCTCGCCCTTCTGGATGGGGCAGCACGAGGTGACCTGGAACGAGTACGAGCTGTTCATGAGGCGGGAGATCGAGATGGACCTGCGCGAGCGCCAGGGGGTGGAGATGGCGGTGGATGCCATTTCGGATGCGGTGAGCCGGCCGACGAAGCCGTATGTGGAGATGAGCTTTGGGATGGGGAAGGACGGATATCCGGCGATTTCGATGACGCAGCATGCGGCGAACAAGTACTGCCAGTGGTTGAGCGCGCGGACGGGACATTTCTACCGGTTGCCCACCGAGGCGGAATGGGAGTATGCGTGCCGGGCGGGCACGACGACGGCGTATTCGTTCGGGGACGATCCGGCGGGGTTGGACGAGCACGCCTGGTGGGGAGGCAACAGCGACTGGAAGTACCAGCAGGTGGGGCAGAAGAAGCCGAATCCGTGGGGTCTTCACGACATGCACGGGAACGTCATCGAGTGGTGTCTGGACCAGTACGATGCGGACTGGTTCAAGCGGCATGCGGGGCAGGTGCTGGAGGATCCATGGAACCGGTCGACCAAGCCGTATCCGCACTCGGCGCGGGGCGGATCGTGGGACGACGAGGATCCGGCGATGCTGCGGAGTGCGGCGCGGCGGGCCTCGAACCGGTCGTGGAAAATGCAGGATCCGCAATTGCCGAAGAGCATCTGGTACCACACCGATGCGCAGTTCCTGGGGTTCCGGGTGGTGCGACCGCTGAAGGTGCCGAGCGCGGAGGAGATGGAGGCCTACTGGAACAACGGGGTGGAGAAGGATTGA
- a CDS encoding M3 family metallopeptidase, which translates to MEDLEGQKDDVRMGTGTGTGTEDAGALLGPWPGPYGGVPPFDRVRVELFGPALERAMEGYREDIRAVAGTVAPADFANTMEALERAGRAYDRVRVLFGVWSATANDAAFREVETIWQPRFAALRDEVMQNAGLFRRVEAVEGLGQRDTWTPEQRRLVWLHHTEFVRAGARLGSAGKERVAAVNRRLAELFTRFRQNLLGDEEELGTWVDRESDLDGLPETLRRAAASQAEARGGRGRWLIANSRSSVEPLLTLATRRDLRERVWRAFVARGDHAGPRDNKPVIAEIVRLRAERASLLGYASHAHWRLEHSMAGSPDRAMALMETLWGPAVARVREEVAAMQALADAEGGGVRIAPWDYRYYAEKVRRERFALDEAELKPYLRLESLREAMFWVAGRLFDWEFLPAADVPVMHPDARVWEVRRRGGGLVGVFYFDPFLRAGKRSGAWMSLYRAGERLEGEVTPLVGNHSNFVPGGPGEGVTISWEDARTLFHEFGHAVHGLASEVVYPSLSGTRVARDYVELPSQLLERWLMSPELLERFARHERTGESMPAALIGRVRKAATFNQGFATVEFLASALLDMKLHVAGSGRDLDPAAFEREALLELGMPAEIVMRHRLPQFAHLFGDDGYSAAYYSYLWADMLTADAAEAFEEGEGLFDRAVAERLRVHVLSAGNTVDPAEGYRRFRGRDAQLGALMRDRGFAGNGG; encoded by the coding sequence ATGGAAGACCTTGAAGGACAGAAGGACGACGTGCGGATGGGAACGGGAACGGGAACGGGAACGGAGGACGCGGGGGCCCTGTTGGGACCGTGGCCGGGACCGTATGGCGGGGTGCCGCCCTTCGACCGGGTGCGTGTCGAGCTGTTCGGTCCGGCGCTCGAGCGGGCGATGGAGGGGTACCGGGAGGACATCCGGGCGGTGGCGGGGACGGTGGCGCCGGCGGACTTCGCCAACACCATGGAAGCGTTGGAGCGGGCGGGCCGGGCCTATGACCGGGTGCGGGTGCTGTTCGGGGTGTGGAGTGCGACGGCGAACGACGCGGCGTTCCGGGAGGTGGAGACGATCTGGCAGCCACGCTTTGCGGCCTTGCGGGACGAAGTGATGCAGAACGCGGGGCTGTTTCGGCGGGTGGAAGCGGTGGAGGGGCTGGGACAGCGCGACACCTGGACGCCGGAACAGCGCCGGCTGGTCTGGCTGCACCACACGGAATTTGTGAGGGCCGGGGCGAGGTTGGGGAGCGCGGGCAAGGAGCGGGTGGCGGCGGTGAACCGGAGGCTGGCGGAATTGTTCACGCGGTTCCGGCAGAACCTTCTGGGCGATGAGGAGGAGTTGGGGACGTGGGTGGACCGGGAATCGGATCTGGATGGATTGCCGGAGACCCTGCGGCGGGCGGCGGCGTCCCAGGCGGAGGCGCGGGGTGGCCGGGGGCGCTGGTTGATCGCCAACAGCCGTTCGAGCGTGGAGCCGCTGCTAACTCTGGCGACACGTCGGGACCTGAGGGAACGGGTATGGAGGGCCTTCGTGGCACGGGGCGATCATGCGGGGCCGCGGGACAACAAGCCGGTGATCGCGGAGATCGTGCGGTTGCGGGCCGAGCGGGCGTCCCTGCTGGGCTACGCCAGTCACGCGCACTGGCGGTTGGAACATTCGATGGCGGGATCGCCCGACCGCGCGATGGCGTTGATGGAGACCCTGTGGGGACCCGCCGTGGCGCGGGTGAGGGAGGAAGTGGCCGCGATGCAGGCGCTGGCCGACGCCGAGGGCGGCGGGGTGCGGATCGCCCCGTGGGACTACCGGTATTATGCGGAGAAGGTGCGGCGGGAGCGGTTCGCGCTGGATGAGGCGGAGTTGAAGCCGTACCTGCGGCTGGAGTCGTTGCGTGAGGCGATGTTCTGGGTGGCCGGGCGCCTCTTCGACTGGGAGTTCCTGCCGGCGGCGGACGTGCCGGTGATGCATCCCGACGCGAGGGTGTGGGAAGTGCGGCGTCGCGGGGGCGGGCTGGTCGGGGTGTTCTACTTCGATCCGTTCCTGCGGGCGGGGAAGCGGTCGGGGGCCTGGATGAGCCTGTACCGGGCGGGGGAACGGTTGGAGGGGGAGGTGACGCCGCTGGTGGGCAACCACTCGAATTTCGTGCCGGGCGGGCCGGGGGAGGGCGTGACGATTTCCTGGGAGGACGCGCGGACGTTGTTCCACGAGTTCGGGCACGCGGTGCACGGGCTGGCGTCGGAGGTGGTGTATCCGTCGTTGTCGGGGACGCGCGTGGCGCGGGACTATGTGGAACTGCCGTCGCAGCTTCTGGAGCGGTGGCTGATGTCGCCCGAATTGCTCGAACGGTTCGCCCGGCACGAGCGCACGGGAGAATCCATGCCGGCGGCGCTCATCGGGCGGGTGCGGAAGGCGGCCACGTTCAACCAGGGATTCGCGACGGTTGAGTTTCTGGCCAGCGCGCTGCTCGACATGAAGCTGCACGTGGCGGGGTCGGGCAGGGACCTTGATCCGGCGGCCTTCGAGCGGGAGGCGCTGTTGGAACTCGGGATGCCGGCCGAGATCGTCATGCGGCACCGGCTGCCGCAGTTTGCGCATCTGTTCGGGGACGACGGGTATTCGGCGGCGTACTACAGCTATCTCTGGGCCGACATGCTGACGGCGGACGCGGCGGAGGCGTTCGAGGAGGGGGAAGGGTTGTTCGACCGGGCGGTGGCGGAACGGCTGCGCGTGCATGTGTTGTCGGCCGGGAACACGGTGGATCCCGCCGAGGGGTACCGGCGGTTCCGGGGCAGGGACGCGCAGTTGGGGGCGCTGATGCGGGATCGGGGTTTTGCCGGCAACGGGGGCTGA